One window from the genome of Desulfuribacillus alkaliarsenatis encodes:
- the hflK gene encoding FtsH protease activity modulator HflK: protein MESKKLLASFFGVVIIALVILTAATSWFTVDQSEQAIVVTLGNPDPTIIPAGLHFKMPYPIQQVQKLSRETFSLTFGYEETRDGYIVHEKDAKMVTGDENIILADLEVQWRITDPVAFLYNTEDPLSILYNATSASLRGTIGSSSVDEALTDGRSEIMNYVRDLLTHKVDLYNLGITIVNVNLQDVDLPNEEVSRAFRKVTDAREERNTKVNQANRYRNENLNVAIGEAEAIISRAEGQRIARIEGARGDVAKFNAIYEEYANNQAITRQRLILEVMDDILPNAKIYIMNEGSDTVKYLPLEAIRGGSQ, encoded by the coding sequence ATGGAAAGCAAAAAATTATTAGCTAGTTTTTTTGGAGTAGTGATTATTGCTCTTGTAATCCTTACTGCAGCGACTTCTTGGTTCACTGTTGACCAGTCTGAGCAGGCTATTGTAGTAACTCTTGGCAACCCTGACCCAACAATCATACCAGCTGGATTGCACTTTAAAATGCCATATCCAATCCAACAGGTGCAAAAGTTATCAAGGGAGACTTTTAGCTTGACCTTTGGCTATGAAGAGACAAGAGACGGATACATCGTCCACGAAAAGGATGCAAAAATGGTAACAGGAGACGAGAATATTATTCTTGCAGATTTAGAGGTGCAATGGCGCATTACTGATCCTGTAGCGTTCTTATATAACACTGAAGACCCTTTAAGCATTCTATATAATGCAACTTCTGCCTCCTTACGTGGGACAATTGGAAGCTCGAGCGTTGATGAAGCTTTAACTGATGGAAGAAGTGAAATTATGAATTATGTAAGGGACTTACTAACTCATAAAGTTGACTTATACAACCTTGGCATTACCATCGTTAATGTTAACCTGCAAGATGTAGATTTGCCAAATGAAGAAGTAAGTAGAGCCTTCAGAAAAGTAACCGATGCCCGTGAAGAACGTAATACCAAAGTAAATCAAGCTAATCGCTATAGAAATGAGAATTTAAATGTTGCGATTGGTGAAGCTGAAGCTATTATCAGTCGTGCTGAAGGACAACGTATTGCTAGAATTGAAGGGGCACGCGGAGATGTTGCGAAGTTCAATGCAATTTATGAAGAGTATGCTAACAATCAAGCAATTACTCGCCAGCGACTTATCTTAGAGGTAATGGATGACATTCTTCCAAATGCGAAAATCTATATTATGAACGAAGGATCAGATACTGTAAAATACCTTCCACTAGAAGCGATTAGAGGAGGTAGCCAATAA
- a CDS encoding reductive dehalogenase: protein MSKKKQATNNTEATKVGVSRRDLFKGAGILGAGALLTTTTAKTVSAATPNKSLDVSDRWYIKKVSKATTEYDLSKTQRFNEREGSVRGPGYQNYVGEEKEKERAEAAREIRERGLKENIPGWSLLDQALAHAAGYSSRFNNVMLQSSPISARTPEEIGAPPYNETPEVAAKHLKRAAIALGCADVGITALRREWTYSVGGDGRKIEFADVDQVIEEDDRRIIPNKMNNIIVVLIPQPLDAIHCGQTLLGGGYTGNLAYRLGAWTEGAIAEFIRSLGYNAMPEQNNTFITVPHAIEAGLGELGRHNRLIHPDYSMNNRLFPILTDMPLAHDQPIDFGVQEFCKTCMKCAEECPAGCISFDRDPTWEIKGPWNNPGHKAWFEDAVKCRWNMSIENCANCQSACPYTKKNHTKIHAAVKATIAKTSAFNGMIASMDDMFAYGIGKDPKNWWDLDLPRFGHYEL, encoded by the coding sequence ATGAGCAAAAAGAAACAAGCAACAAACAACACTGAAGCTACAAAAGTTGGAGTATCTAGACGTGACTTGTTTAAAGGTGCTGGCATTTTAGGAGCAGGGGCTTTATTAACAACTACTACTGCTAAAACAGTAAGTGCTGCAACACCTAACAAATCGCTAGATGTATCTGATCGTTGGTACATCAAGAAAGTAAGCAAGGCAACAACAGAGTATGATTTATCTAAAACTCAGCGATTCAACGAAAGAGAAGGGTCTGTGCGTGGCCCTGGTTATCAGAACTATGTAGGTGAGGAAAAGGAAAAAGAGCGCGCTGAGGCAGCAAGAGAAATCAGAGAAAGAGGACTTAAAGAAAATATTCCTGGTTGGTCTCTATTAGATCAAGCTTTAGCACATGCAGCTGGATATAGTTCTCGATTTAATAATGTAATGCTACAATCAAGCCCTATTTCTGCAAGGACTCCAGAAGAAATAGGTGCACCACCTTACAACGAGACACCTGAGGTTGCGGCTAAGCATTTAAAACGTGCTGCGATAGCATTAGGCTGTGCTGATGTCGGAATCACAGCTCTTCGCAGAGAATGGACTTACAGCGTTGGCGGTGATGGTAGAAAGATAGAATTTGCCGATGTAGATCAAGTTATTGAAGAAGATGATCGCCGTATTATCCCTAACAAAATGAATAATATCATTGTAGTATTAATTCCTCAGCCGTTGGATGCAATTCATTGCGGACAGACATTATTAGGCGGTGGGTATACTGGAAACCTTGCGTACCGTTTAGGTGCTTGGACTGAAGGAGCTATTGCCGAATTTATTCGCTCTTTAGGTTATAACGCAATGCCAGAACAGAACAATACATTTATCACTGTACCTCACGCAATTGAAGCTGGATTAGGAGAATTAGGACGACATAACCGTTTAATCCACCCAGACTACAGTATGAATAACCGTCTATTCCCTATTCTAACTGATATGCCGTTAGCACACGATCAGCCGATTGATTTCGGAGTGCAGGAGTTCTGCAAAACTTGTATGAAGTGTGCTGAAGAATGTCCTGCTGGTTGCATTAGTTTTGACAGAGATCCTACTTGGGAAATAAAGGGTCCTTGGAATAACCCTGGTCATAAAGCATGGTTTGAAGATGCTGTTAAATGCAGATGGAATATGAGTATTGAGAACTGTGCTAATTGCCAGTCCGCGTGTCCTTATACTAAGAAGAACCATACTAAGATTCATGCTGCTGTAAAAGCTACTATAGCTAAAACAAGCGCATTTAACGGTATGATTGCTAGTATGGATGATATGTTTGCTTATGGAATCGGTAAAGATCCAAAGAACTGGTGGGATTTAGATCTTCCTCGCTTTGGACACTATGAGCTATAA
- a CDS encoding 4Fe-4S binding protein, with protein MACTCRNQASRAISIQTVLWTLALITLFMALLYGYNNDPFQHELELRNAYPDIYHLTEVNVNPIIFEATDIDNNSLGFISIVQAQGYGGPVTVATFIDYEGTIESVRIINHKEDFPFLIRIENADFYKFFVNQNVVEVLNPNYQIDGVTGATISANAIARAALQGSYGIGDRMLSLEVSMPNSEWRIQPTEWMFIALYLIVILCILKKYTKPRFLILLASMILLGFYLNGAITISNFVTISLGYIPSFMDRLIWWLVVVGTALLTIILGKNIYCAWLCPFAGLQELLAKIGGGGIRISANVKKYADPIKYLLTWLALILALATSNPAIAGYEPFAAIFGFQAIGVQWLILFIIIFISMFIVRPWCQFFCPVGVVLTTFSKIRLSLSKQIRRLPAWEDRSKQETL; from the coding sequence GTGGCATGTACTTGTCGAAATCAAGCGAGTAGAGCTATATCTATACAAACAGTATTATGGACATTGGCACTTATAACATTATTTATGGCTTTACTGTATGGGTATAACAACGACCCGTTCCAGCATGAGTTAGAGCTTAGAAACGCCTATCCAGATATATACCATTTAACAGAAGTTAATGTTAATCCTATTATCTTTGAAGCTACCGATATCGATAATAATAGTTTAGGGTTTATCTCTATAGTCCAGGCCCAAGGCTATGGTGGACCTGTGACGGTCGCAACATTTATTGATTATGAAGGCACTATAGAATCCGTTCGTATCATTAACCACAAAGAAGATTTTCCATTTTTAATTCGAATTGAAAACGCGGATTTCTATAAGTTTTTTGTCAACCAGAACGTAGTTGAGGTCTTAAACCCAAATTATCAAATTGACGGAGTAACTGGAGCAACCATCTCTGCTAATGCAATTGCTAGAGCTGCTCTTCAAGGTAGCTACGGAATTGGAGATAGAATGCTTAGTCTTGAAGTATCAATGCCTAATTCTGAATGGAGAATACAGCCAACGGAATGGATGTTTATAGCATTATATTTAATAGTTATTTTGTGTATTCTTAAAAAATATACAAAACCACGCTTTCTAATATTATTGGCTAGCATGATATTGCTAGGGTTTTATTTGAATGGTGCTATAACAATTTCAAATTTCGTTACCATATCCTTAGGGTATATACCATCATTTATGGACCGTCTCATATGGTGGTTAGTAGTTGTAGGTACAGCCTTACTTACAATCATACTTGGCAAAAACATCTATTGTGCATGGCTTTGTCCTTTTGCTGGATTACAGGAACTACTCGCTAAGATTGGCGGGGGTGGTATAAGAATAAGTGCCAATGTTAAGAAGTATGCTGACCCAATAAAGTATTTATTAACTTGGCTAGCTTTGATACTAGCGCTTGCTACAAGCAACCCTGCTATAGCTGGTTATGAACCTTTTGCCGCTATTTTTGGCTTCCAAGCAATTGGCGTCCAATGGCTAATCCTATTTATAATTATTTTTATATCTATGTTTATCGTAAGGCCATGGTGTCAATTTTTCTGTCCTGTGGGTGTTGTATTAACAACTTTTAGTAAAATACGTTTATCACTTTCAAAGCAAATAAGGAGACTGCCAGCATGGGAAGACCGTTCAAAACAGGAGACATTATAA
- a CDS encoding cytochrome c3 family protein, with amino-acid sequence MKKLIKKNLRLASIVFALIVLTTALSACGGGGTDNDSTSETTPPDIQQPEPSTPEVTVADIMANIDQSIYLDATHINAGFDCSICHTELPEDATPPEPTTETCLSCHGGTYDALAETTAHLGENNPHNSHEGQLGCTFCHNVHEPFYNYCALCHSYDVDVRFN; translated from the coding sequence ATGAAAAAATTGATTAAAAAAAATCTTCGTCTAGCTTCAATCGTGTTTGCATTGATTGTACTTACCACTGCACTATCAGCTTGTGGTGGAGGTGGAACTGATAACGATTCAACATCAGAAACTACTCCACCTGATATTCAACAGCCTGAACCTAGCACACCAGAAGTAACCGTCGCTGATATTATGGCAAACATTGATCAATCTATTTACTTAGACGCTACCCATATCAATGCTGGTTTTGACTGTAGTATATGCCACACTGAACTGCCAGAAGATGCAACTCCACCTGAGCCTACAACGGAAACATGCTTAAGCTGTCATGGTGGAACTTATGATGCTTTAGCTGAAACAACTGCGCACTTAGGTGAAAACAATCCTCATAATTCACACGAAGGACAACTAGGTTGTACGTTCTGCCATAACGTACATGAACCTTTTTATAACTATTGCGCTCTTTGTCATTCATATGATGTAGATGTCAGATTTAATTAA